A stretch of the Nicotiana tabacum cultivar K326 chromosome 6, ASM71507v2, whole genome shotgun sequence genome encodes the following:
- the LOC107771702 gene encoding putative pentatricopeptide repeat-containing protein At1g64310, giving the protein MSIPFHSLLSQLSKLKLTIPRTKELHALIIRTHLSCDPFYATRILRFYALNDDIISARNLFDKTPHRSIYLWNSLIRAYARAHKFTDAFSLFKDMLYSEIKPDNFTFACLVRASSENFDVHSLRVFHGAVVLSGLQWDFICSSQLVSAYSRLGCIADASKVFSGITDPDLVLWNSMISGYGCFGELEKGLELFSRMQRMGFRPDEYTMVGLIIAIYDPSVLKIGESIHACCLKLGVESNSHITSLLVSMYSRCKCMGLAFRVFESLLEPDLVTWSAIISGVSLCGNSVKALDFFREMNMKGGKADPLLIATILTACSQLTTVRPGSEVHGYSFRHGCHLEVMVSSALVDMYSKCGFLELGYQVYKTMTFKNIVSINSIISSLGLYGLASQAFQIFEKALDEGHKPDEATFSALLCACCHAGLLNDGREYFRRMKDQFGIPANTEHYVYMVKLLGMEGQLREAYELVQSLQEPVDSGIWGALLSCCDAHRNYELADIIASRFFGNKLQNSRYRVMLSNMYASDGRWDLVNKLRVDLGSTELKLAGKSWIFSIKPFP; this is encoded by the coding sequence ATGTCCATCCCTTTCCATTCCCTTCTTTCTCAACTCTCAAAGCTGAAGCTTACCATCCCAAGAACCAAAGAGCTTCACGCTTTAATAATCAGGACTCATCTCTCATGCGACCCATTTTACGCTACAAGAATTTTGAGGTTCTATGCTCTAAACGACGACATCATCTCAGCTCGCAACCTGTTTGATAAAACTCCCCATCGAAGTATTTACCTATGGAATTCCTTAATTCGAGCTTATGCTAGAGCCCACAAGTTTACAGATGCATTTTCTCTGTTTAAGGACATGCTTTATTCCGAAATAAAGCCTGATAACTTCACTTTTGCATGCCTTGTTCGAGCCAGCTCTGAAAATTTTGATGTGCACAGCTTGAGAGTTTTCCATGGAGCGGTTGTTCTCTCTGGGTTGCAGTGGGACTTCATATGTAGTAGCCAACTGGTAAGTGCTTATTCAAGATTAGGTTGTATAGCTGATGCAAGCAAGGTGTTTTCTGGGATAACCGATCCTGATTTGGTCTTATGGAATTCAATGATATCAGGTTATGGTTGTTTTGGAGAGTTGGAGAAGGGGCTAGAATTGTTTAGCAGAATGCAGAGAATGGGGTTCAGGCCTGATGAGTACACAATGGTTGGCCTGATTATAGCTATATATGATCCTAGTGTGCTGAAAATAGGTGAATCAATCCATGCATGTTGTCTAAAACTTGGTGTAGAGTCAAATTCTCATATAACCAGTCTCCTTGTTAGTATGTATTCTAGATGTAAATGTATGGGTTTAGCTTTTAGAGTTTTTGAGAGTCTTTTAGAACCTGATTTAGTTACATGGTCTGCAATAATAAGCGGTGTTTCGCTGTGTGGGAATAGTGTCAAGGCCTTGGATTTCTTCAGAGAAATGAATATGAAAGGTGGGAAGGCGGATCCACTGCTGATAGCCACTATACTAACTGCTTGTTCTCAATTGACAACTGTGCGGCCAGGCAGCGAGGTGCATGGTTATTCTTTTCGACATGGATGTCACTTGGAGGTTATGGTCTCCTCTGCTCTAGTTGACATGTACTCAAAATGTGGATTCTTGGAATTGGGATATCAAGTTTATAAGACTATGACTTTCAAGAATATTGTTTCAATCAATTCAATTATTTCAAGTCTTGGTTTATATGGACTTGCATCTCAGGCCTTTCAGATATTTGAGAAGGCACTGGATGAAGGGCACAAACCAGATGAAGCTACTTTTTCCGCGCTCTTATGTGCATGTTGCCATGCTGGTCTTCTTAATGATGGTCGAGAATATTTCAGAAGAATGAAAGATCAATTTGGCATCCCAGCTAACACCGAACATTATGTTTACATGGTAAAGCTTCTTGGAATGGAAGGACAATTGAGAGAAGCTTATGAACTTGTCCAGTCTCTGCAGGAACCAGTTGACTCTGGCATTTGGGGGGCACTATTGTCATGCTGTGATGCTCATAGAAATTATGAGTTGGCAGATATTATAGCTTCTCGTTTTTTTGGTAATAAGCTACAGAATAGTCGTTACAGAGTTATGCTTTCAAATATGTATGCCAGTGATGGGAGGTGGGATTTAGTAAATAAGTTGAGAGTGGATTTAGGATCAACAGAGTTGAAACTCGCTGGAAAAAGCTGGATTTTTAGTATAAAACCATTTCCGTGA